Genomic segment of Photobacterium profundum SS9:
ATTTAGCCGTGATGCCCGCATTGTGTCGATCAACATCAACGGCTTTGATGCGATTAAACATAATGGTGTACCCGTTGTTGGTGATGCGAAACGCACTCTTCCGCAAATTACAGATTTACTTGAAGGTTGGCAGCCGAGTGCCGCTTGGTGTGATAGAGCAGAATCGTTACGCCAACAGTGGAATGAAACCGTCTCTATTGCCATGACAGATCGTGGAACTGATTTGCCCACAGATGCAGAAGTTATTGGTGCAGTAAATCGCGCCGCAGATGAGAAAGACATTGTGGTTTGTGCCGCTGGTGGCTTACCGGGTGAATTACATAAATTATGGCGAACCAAATACGATAAAGGTTACCACCTCGAATATGGCTTTTCATGCATGGGGTACGAGATAGCCGGTGGGCTAGGGGTGAAAATGGCGAAGCCTGATTCCGATGTCATCGTGATGATTGGCGATGGCTCATACCTCATGCTTAATTCCGAAATCGCCACATCCGTCATGTTAGATCAAAAGCTGATATTAGTGGTGTTAGATAACCGAGGCTACGGATGTATTAGCCGTTTACAACATGCTTGCGGTGGTGCTGGCTTCAATAACCTACTTAAAGACTGCAAGACCATTGATGGTGGCGCACCGAAAACAGACTTTGCCGCTCATGCTAAAGCGTTAGGCGCAAATTCTGAAAAAGTAGGCTGTATTACTGAATTAGAACAAGCCCTAATACGCGCAAAACAATCAGACAAAACCTATGTCATCACACTCGATACCGATCCGCTCAGTACTACCGAATCTGGTGGTTCTTGGTGGGAAGTCGCAGTACCTGAAGTGTCGGAACGTGAGCAAGTCAGACTTGCAAGAAAGCAATATGAACTTGCCAAACAACAACAAGTTATCTGATCTGCAGTCCAAATATTAATGGAGTATAACAATGACAGTACAATTAGGAATTAATCCACTCACATGGACCAACGACGACCTTCCTTCACTTGGTGCAGAAACATCACTTGAAACCTGTTTAACAGAAGGGCGACAAGCAGGATTTACGGGTTTTGAACTCGGTAATAAGTTCCCGCGTGATGCAAGTGTATTAGGGCCGATTTTAGCCAAGCATGACGTTAAATTGGTATCAGGCTGGTATTCAGGTGAATTATTAACGCGTTCTGTAGAAGAAGAAATCGAAGCCGTACAACCACATTTAACTTTATTAAGAGAGTTAGGTGCAAAAGTAATGGTTTTCGCTGAAGTTACCAACTGTATTCATGGCGATCAAGATAAGTCTGTTTACCTTCGTCCTAAATTCCCGGCTGAACAATGGCGTGAATATGGCGAGAAGCTAACAAAATTTGCGCGTTATACCCAAAGCCAAGGGGTACAAATTGCTTATCACCACCATATGGGCACGGTAATCGAGACTGAAGCCGATATTGATAACTTAATGAAGCACACAGGGCCAGATGTTGGTTTGTTATTAGATACTGGGCACTTAACCTTTGCAGGTGCCGACCCAATTGTTGTTGCTGAACGTTGGGCGCATCGTATTAATCATGTTCATTGTAAAGATATTCGCCGTGATGTATTAGCCGATGTTAAAAATCGAAAAACAAGCTTTCTGGATGCGGTATTAAACGGCGTATTTACCGTACCGGGTGATGGTTGTATTGATTACTCAACACTGTTTACCTTGTTAAAGAATAATGAATATCAAGGTTGGTTAGTGGTGGAAGCAGAGCAAGATCCTGCCGTTGCCAACCCGCTTACATATGCCACCTTGGGTTACGACAATTTATCTCAATTAGCGAAAGATGCTGGCTTATTTAATTAGGAGCAATTTACATGGAAACGGTTCAAAATTTTATTAACGGACAAATTACTGAAAGTCGTAGCGAGCGTTTTGCCCCTATTTATAATCCAGCAACTGGTGAACAAACGCGTCAGGTAGTGCTAAGTTCAGCCGCAGAAGTCGAGCAAGTTGTTGCCGTGGCAGATGCTGCTTTTCCCGCATGGGCAAAAACATCACCCCTAAAACGTGCCCGTGTGATGTTCAAATTTAAAGCCTTGCTTGAACAGAATATGGATAAGCTAGCGCGTATTATTTCTAACGAACATGGCAAAGTCTATTCAGATGCCGTTGGTGAAGTAACACGCGGGCTAGAAGTTGTCGAATTTGCTTGTGGCATTCCCCACCTACAAAAAGGTGAGCATTCTGCCAATGTAGGTACAGGTGTTGATAGCCACTCTTTGATGCAGCCATTAGGTGTGTGTGTGGGTGTTACTCCGTTTAACTTTCCTGCCATGGTGCCAATGTGGATGTTTCCAATTTCACTGGCAACGGGTAATACCTTTATATTGAAACCATCAGAGAAAGATCCTTCTCTAGCGTTAGAACTGGCGAAGTTGTTGAAAGAAGCCGGTTTACCTGATGGTGTTTTCAACGTAGTTAACGGTGATAAAGAAGCCGTTGATGTGCTATTAACCGAACCACGCGTGCAAGCGGTCAGTTTTGTTGGCTCGACACCGATTGCAGAATACATTTATTCAACCGCATCGGCACATGGCAAGCGTTGTCAGGCTTTGGGCGGTGCGAAAAACCATTGCATCTTGATGCCAGATGCTGATTTAGAGATGGCGGCAAATGCCATTATGGGTGCAGCATTCGGTGCCGCTGGCGAGCGATGCATGGCGCTATCTGTTGCCGTTGTTGTTGGTGATGAAACGGGTGATAAATTAATTGCTAACTTAACCGATCAAATTGCAAAAATGCACATAGGCCCAGGTATTGTTGATGGTACAGAAAATGACATGGGTCCGGTTATTTCTGCGGTACATAAAGCGAAAATTTGTGACTACATAACAACAGGGGTTGAACAGGGCGCTTCTTTGTTAATTGATGGCCGTAATTTAGTCATTGAAGGTCATGAAGAAGGGTATTTTGTTGGTCCTACGTTGTTCGATAACGTATTACCAGAGATGACGATTTATAAAGAAGAAATCTTTGGCCCAGTACTGGCGATAGTACGTGTACCCGATTATCAAACCGGTCTTGATCTTATTAATCGCCATGAATACGGCAACGGTACGGCTATCTTTACGCG
This window contains:
- the iolE gene encoding myo-inosose-2 dehydratase, which codes for MTVQLGINPLTWTNDDLPSLGAETSLETCLTEGRQAGFTGFELGNKFPRDASVLGPILAKHDVKLVSGWYSGELLTRSVEEEIEAVQPHLTLLRELGAKVMVFAEVTNCIHGDQDKSVYLRPKFPAEQWREYGEKLTKFARYTQSQGVQIAYHHHMGTVIETEADIDNLMKHTGPDVGLLLDTGHLTFAGADPIVVAERWAHRINHVHCKDIRRDVLADVKNRKTSFLDAVLNGVFTVPGDGCIDYSTLFTLLKNNEYQGWLVVEAEQDPAVANPLTYATLGYDNLSQLAKDAGLFN
- a CDS encoding CoA-acylating methylmalonate-semialdehyde dehydrogenase — protein: METVQNFINGQITESRSERFAPIYNPATGEQTRQVVLSSAAEVEQVVAVADAAFPAWAKTSPLKRARVMFKFKALLEQNMDKLARIISNEHGKVYSDAVGEVTRGLEVVEFACGIPHLQKGEHSANVGTGVDSHSLMQPLGVCVGVTPFNFPAMVPMWMFPISLATGNTFILKPSEKDPSLALELAKLLKEAGLPDGVFNVVNGDKEAVDVLLTEPRVQAVSFVGSTPIAEYIYSTASAHGKRCQALGGAKNHCILMPDADLEMAANAIMGAAFGAAGERCMALSVAVVVGDETGDKLIANLTDQIAKMHIGPGIVDGTENDMGPVISAVHKAKICDYITTGVEQGASLLIDGRNLVIEGHEEGYFVGPTLFDNVLPEMTIYKEEIFGPVLAIVRVPDYQTGLDLINRHEYGNGTAIFTRDGETARQFSEDVLAGMVGINVPIPVPMAFHSFGGWKRSVFGPLNVHGNDGVRFYTRMKTVTSRWPASVRLEQHTSAFTMPTM